GAATGATTATAGGAGAACATAATCGGGATAATGACCTAGAGGTAAATCCTCTGAAAGCCAAACAATTATCAAATGTCAGAGCTTCTGGCAAAGATGAAGCTATGCGTCTTATCCCACCAGTCATTATGACATTAGAACAATCTATCAGCTATATCCAAAATGACGAAAGAGTAGAAGTTACTCCTAAATCAATCCGGCTTCGTAAGGCAGTATTAAACCCTAATGACCGAAAGAGATCAGAACGACGTAATGAGGACTAATTGCTATAGTCAAATCTTTGCTAAAATAGCATGCTCTTTCGTCACTACTGGGAAAAATTGCTTGTTAAAAGGAAATAATTCTACTTTTTTATTGCTGATAAACTCGATTTCAATGATATCGCCTGCTTTAAAATTAAAAACATTTGTAATTTTTCCTATAGCCACCAAATTAGTATCTAGTACCAGTAAGCCTCTTAAGTCTTCAATATAAAATTCATCTTCACTTAATGAAGGGAAATCACGCCTATGACAAAAAAGCTTACATCCCTTTAACCCTGCAGCTAATGTCCTACTATTAATTTCGTTAAATCTACATATTATATCACCTTTAGAATTTTGACTAATGAGTTTAAGGATAATTTTTTTTCCTAATTCATCCACCAAATTCATTTTAATTATATTAGTATTTGGCATAGTAAAAGATTTGACGTAAACATTACCCTGCACTCCGTGTACGGATGATACTACACCAACAAAAATTAAATCTTCTTTAATAGACACCACCTAATTCATTAAGAGAAACCATTTTTTCTTTTTCGGATAGTTTCCAGTTATTTTCTCTAATTTTTCAAAATGAAATATGCCAAAGCTATATCCTATCATGACTGGAATTATAATAATCTGTAATCCATAATTACCTAAATATTTTGTTAAATAAATAAGCCCAAAAGATGTGATAATATACATAATAGTATGAGATATAGCAAATAAAGAACTAACATATGTGAAGCGTTGAAAAACAGGGAAATATGTAAATAAAATTGAACGGGCTGGAGCTAAACTAGGTATAAACAACAGAATAAATACTTGGAACAGAAAAATATCAAAAGCTGTTCTAGCATGACTCAATAAGTATGGGCAAATCAGAATAAGAACCCAAAAAATTACCATTCTAATTTTTAAAATCATTAGGGGGTACACGTAATAACATAAATATACCAATGATAAAATCCCTAACATTTCTACTATTGAAACAAAGAAATTTTGATAAATAACTTGTTCAACCGTATAACCAAAATTATTTCTAAGAATCTCTCCGCAATGAATAAATGTTAAATAAAAACATACTGGCCAAGCACAGAATATTAAAAACAAAGATAAAGCTGTTACTTTATTAACTTTCTCTGTCCAAATAGGATTCTTTTCCAATATACTAGAATTCTCATTAATATCTGCAAAAATCATTTTCATTCATCGTTTTGCGTCAGCAAATTCTGGTGTTTCTCGTAAAGTTGTTCTAGCTACTGAACCAATTAACGCAACCAATGCACCAAAACAAAAAGCATAACGCCAATTGAAGTTGTAAGAGCTAGAAATAAATGCAACGCCCAAAGCAAAGGTTCCCCCTAATACAGAAAAAAAACTTATTACTGTTACAGACATATATTGTTGTGGACGTTTTATAGTTTCAGTCAAATATAATTCTGCCCCTATTATTTCTCCCATGGAAGTCATGCCTTGTATAATACGACATATTGATACAACTACAGCAGCAGTAATACCTATTTCAGCATAAGTTGGCAAACTAGCAATAATAATACAAGAAAATGCCATCATAAAAGTGGTAATAATAACAGTTACTTTACGTCCTATAGTATCACCAATCCATCCAAAAATTAATGCCCCAATAGGTCTTAATAAATATGTGCCACAAAAAGCAAAGGCTGAAAGTAATTGTGCTGCATGGGGATCATATTTCGGGAAAAAAAGCTCATTAAGAATTCCTGCCATATGTATATAGAGCATCAGATCAAAATATTCTAGAAATGTACCAATTGAAAGTAATCCGACAGCCTCTTTTTGTTCTCTAGTTAAACGAGTTTGAGGATGCACCCCATCTGCTTGTATTAATCTATTCATATTGGCCTATATCTTCCTTATTTAATACCAATTATCTTTTATAAAATAGCTTAAATCTCAGATATTAGCACACATTTGCAGCACTTTAATTACTAAACCCTTAATACCTTTATGTATTTGTGCTAAAGGAGCATCTAACATAAAAGCAGGAGTAGTAACCAATCTATTATCTTCGTCCACGACTATATCTTGAGCATTACAAGTTTCTCCTGTTGCTCCTAGCTTATTTATCAGATCATTTGATTCTCCAAGAGTAACCTTAATTTTTGTATGATTTCTTAAGACTATAGCAAGTAAAGCAGGAGCAATACATATAGCTCCAATTGGTTTTGATAAATTATAAAAGCCTACTATTATTTCCTGTAAATCTTTTAGTACTGTAGCATTTTCATTTTTGAGTCCTATATCAGACAAATTTAGTGCAGCACCAAACCCACCCGGTAATATTAAAGCATCAAAATCTTCAGCACGTATTTGATTTAATGGTTGGATTTTACCACGAGCAATGCGTGCTGATTCAGCCAATATATTACGTTCCTCTAACATTTTTTCTTGAGTTAGATGGTTAATCACATAATGTTGATTTTTATTAGGAGCAAAAATTTTTACATTTACATTATGCTTATCAAGTTCCAATAATGTAAAAACTGTCTCAAAGATTTCAGCCCCATCTAAATATCCACAACCTGAAATAACTACAGCAACATTTTTCATAATACTTCTATAGTCTTTTTCTGTTTCTTACTTTAAGATTTGTAGCAACTTTAGTTGATTTTGTTTTCTTACCATATGTTCTTGATGGTACTGTTGTCTTGACTATCAATTTATTAACCATAGTCTTATCATTTCTAGGCTGGTCAAAATGGCTATCTAATAGTTTTACCATTTGCATATTTCTAGACTCAGCAGATTTACCACCAGTAACAATAGCAACCAAAGATTTATTTTGTCTAGTTGCTGCAGTAATCAAGTTATAGCCGGCTGGAATATTATAACCAGTTTTCAACCCTTCAACTCCTGCATAAGTTTCATTTACTTTATTATGTCCTCGTACAATATTGCCTCTAAAAACAAAGTTGTTTCTAGAGAAGAAAGCATAATATTTAGGGAAATCTCGCTTAATAGCTATAGATAGTTTAGCAAGATCTCGGGCCGTAGTTTTCTGACAAGGGTGATGCCATCCAGAAGCGTTTTTAAAATCAGTATCTTTCATACCAAGATGTCTAGCACGAATATTCATCAACTGAGCAAATTTTTCTTCAGTACCTTTAATATTTTCAGCTACTACCACAGCTGCATCGTTTGCTGATCTAATAATTAGACCTAAAATAGCTTCTCTTACAGTAATAGTTTCTTTTTCTTTAAGCCCTAATTTGCATGGTAACATTTTCTCTGCGTTTTTTGAAACATATAATCTTTGATTCATTGATAACCTGCCAGATTCTACTGCTTCAAATAACAAATACAAGGTCATTAATTTTGTCAATGAAGCCGGATATATTCTAGTAGTAGAATTTTTATCGTACAGTATCCTACCAGTATTGTAATCTACGACAAGACTTGTCTGAGGTGGCGAAGACACAAGCTTTTTTGCAGCATAAACAGGTCGTAGGTTTGTACTGAATGTTATTACGCAAGTAAAAAATAGCAATAATCGTATTAACATAATTTTACCTTTTAGAAATCTTTTTATTAAGATAGAACAATATTATAAGTCCTGGCAAGGCTAAAATTATTGTTAAGATAAAAAAATTATCCCAACCCAACATTTTTACTAGGCTACCACCAGAAACGGTGACTGTGTTATTAAACAAACTACTACTACTACTGAGTAAAGCATATTGCGATGCAGAATATTGTTTGTTGCAAAGGTTGCTAATATATCCAACAAGTGCAGTAGTACCCATAGCTCCAGCAAAGTTCTCTATAGTAATAGCAATGCAGAAAGCTTCAGAACTTACTGGTTGATGATTCAACCAAATAAATGCGAAATGCGTGATACTTTGTATAATTCCCGTTATAATCAGCCCTTTAAAATTTCCAAGTCGGTATACAACTATTCCACCAGCAAAAGACCCAGCAAGTGTAGCTAGTACCCCATAAAATTTAATAATCAGTGCTATCTGTCCCTTTGTATAACCAAGTTCCATATAAAATGGCATAGATACTACACCAAGCATAGCATCACCTAATTTAAAAAATATTACTGCTAGTAAAATAGTAACGGCATATTTCCTAACAAAAAAGTCCTTAAAAGGGTTAATTACTATTTTTGTTAGTGATAATAAAGATAAAATATCAACATTTTCTCGTAATAATGTAGGTTCATTGACAGTAATTATAAAAATTGTTGCTACAACAAAAATTATACTCATAGCCACAAATGTAGCTGACCAATCACTTGTGGCTTCAGCAAAATACAAAGCCCCAGCTCCAGTAATCAGCATGCCAAGTCTATAGCCTAATACTGCCGTAGCACTCGCTATAGCTTGGGTTTCCTGATCAAATTTATCTATCCTAAGCGCATCAACACTAATATCAAATGTTGCTGACAAGAAACCAAGGCAGATAGTAAGAAAATATAGTAAAGTTAATGATTCATTAGGTAAAACTGTACTCATACTGAATAGTACTAAAGATATTAGTATAGTACAAAGTATCAGCCAACTTTTTCTATGACCAAATTTCTTTAATAATGGTATCTTAAAATAATCTACCAAAGGAGACCAAAAAACTTTTAGCGAATAGGATAGTCTTGCAACGGCAAAAGTGGTAATAATTGCAATATCAATATTAGAATCTTTAAGCCAAGCAACTAAGCTAGTGAATAATATAGCTAGTGGCATGCCACTAATTGCCCCAAGAACCAATATTTCGAACAGTCTATAATCTTTTAAAATTCTTAATAATAACATTTATTCTCCTTTAATTGTGGATTTCCTTCTGTTCTCTAAAGCCTTTCTCAATTCAGTCTCGTCTGACGTTTTTATGGGATCTAATATAGTGCCTGAGGTTTTTATTGTAAGATTTATAGGTGTATTTTGATTACTAGAATTATTTAGATTAGGATTTAAGTCTGCTATATAGAAAGATAATATTGAAGATAATACCATATCTAAATTATATATATTTATAGCTAATGATGCAGCTCCGCTAGTATATTTTGTATTAAATACTAAGTTTTTCATTGTAACTATTCCATTTTTTAACTGAAGATTACCACGCAAACTATTCAATTCAGTTTGCCCTTGATACATAGATTTTGCTAAATCATCTTTTAAATACTTTAGATTATAGTCTTTATTATTAATTTTTTCTATCAATGAATCAACAGAGAAGTTACTAATCTTGGCATTTTTTACTACAAACTCTGATTGAGTGTTAAGCTCATACAATAATTCTTTTAAACTATTGCCATGAGTAGCAAGTGTTCCATTTATGCTCATTCCACCGTAATTGTCTAGTAATCCTCTTGGCAAAATATTAGATAATTGAGCTAAATCAATAGAATTAAGTGCATAAACAAAGTTCAGAGTATATGGATTTAATAAAATATTACCTTCTGCTTTTAATTTACCAGAAAGTAGATTTGCTTCAAGGTTATCAATCTTAAATAAAGCATTATTATTTGCTAAAGCAAGTTTAACATTTTGTAATACTAGATCATTCTGAATTATTTTTGATAATGCACAATTTAATTTTAACTCTATTTTTTCTACGTCAAATTCATTCAATAAGTTATTTCGCAGATTAAGTAAAGATTTAGGGGTTAAAAAGTTAACATTAAGAGAGCCCTCATTTATTGTAACTGTTAATTGCGGTTTAATGTTACTTGCTAACAAACTAGCACTAAGATTGATGTAATCACTACTGCTTCTTATATCAAGATTACTAATTCCAATATTACCTGGTGAGACATTTGCTAAGATATATGCTTTGCCAAATGAATTCTTTCCTATAAGCAGATCATTTATAGTAATATCAAAATTACCTAAATAATCAGCTGTCCTAATGGGAATATATTTAGCTAAGTATGATTCATCTTTCATATTCTCTGACAAACTTTTAGCAAATTTGATCATTGGTGAGATTATCGGGTAATCGTCTCTATTTAAATCAATCGAGGAAAAGTCAAGGGTCGCTATAAAATGCGGCATAGAACCAATAAATCTAGCAGTAATATTACCTGTAACTTTAGTGTTGTCAGTTTTTAGCATAAGGTTTTGTAAATAGACATCTATTAAGGTTAGTTTTAAATCTGAAGATAAAATAAAAGCTGTAGGTTTCTTACTCACTGCTTGTTTGTAACCTAAAGTATTCAACACAGAATTAAGGTCATTATGTTGCAAGTAAATTGTGCCATCAAATATACTTCGTACTGAGTTTTGGGTTACATTACCTATCAATTGAAAATTTCCTCCGGATTTTATTATACCAGAAAAATCATTGACCACTAATACCCCTTTATCTAAATTAAATGAAAGTTTAGTATTATTTAATATCTCATCGTTACCTAATATTATTTGGTCAACTAAAACATTCGTTATGATTGATTTATTATCAAAGATAAGTCTTAATCCAAAAACTGAATCACTAAATTGGTTAATATTGTTTGATGAAGTGATAAGTGATTTTACGTCTATTTTAGGAAAATATAATTTTATTATACTAGTAACATTGTCATTTCTGCTCAAATATACCCCTCCATTACCTACAAGCGAATTAGAGTCTATGGTTACATTTTCTAGCTTGAGCAGTTGCCCAGTAGGTAAGATATCAAATTTTATATTTATCTTTTCATTCTGATTAAATCTTCTAAATAAAGAATCTAAATCTGGCACTAGAATATGTAATATATCAGCTAAATTTTGTATTAAATATTCTGCTTTGCCATTTATTAGTTTAGAGTCTATATAGGTTTCTAGCAAATGAAAATTATAATCATCATTAGAGATAGTAAGATCGAGATTTATTTGGTTGACCTTTTTTTCAAAAAACCCAGATAATTTTCCTACATATCCTCCATCCCCTTTGAATGAAGTGCTATTAGCAATAGAGTTATTTTTAAATAAAGAGCAATTATTTAAAGTAAGAATAGGTTGGTTATTTTTATTTAGAATACTCAGATTTTTAACATTAAAATTTATATCCATTATATCATTTGTTATAAATGAACTAACTAGCCTATCATGGTTTATAATGTCAAAATCTTGTTCATCTGAATATATTGTGGCACTATATATAGTTACAGCACTAATTCTTGGTCTGAAAATTAATAATGACCATGGGACAAAGCGAATTTCTATATTTTCTAATTCTAATTTCCCTTCCTCTTTTATGTGATCAATAATCAAATAAGGTATGGGAAATTTAATTATTTTTATTTTTTTTAAATTCTGAGGAGAAATTTTTAATTCATTAACAAGACTATTACTGGCGGAACTATAATCAACAAAGTTCACCGCAACTAATATAGTACATACTAACAACGAAATAGCAATGACAGTAAATATAATTACTTTTCTTATCATAAAATTATTATCTTCCAAGAACCAATATTACTAGGTATATATCAAAAACGTTAAAAATAAAAACTATATAATAAATATCTAACATGACGGGGGTAACAAACAAGGGGTGAGAGGACTAGGTGTACATTTTAACACTTTTGTAATAATTCCTTCCTCAAAAAACTAGTTAAAGAGAGCGTTTTTTGGGGGTCGTATTCCGGCAACTTTAGTGAAAAAATATCATATGAGGGGAATACAGATTTTTTATTGAAGTGATAAACCCCCTGAAACCTGAGGGATATATGGTGGGCGATGACAGACTCGAACTGCCGACCGTCCCGGTGTAAACGGGATGCTCTACCAACTGAGCTAAACGCCCCTTCTTTCAATTTAACGCAGATAATGCCCTATCTTCCCAAAAAAATCAAGTTATTTCTGTAAATTATTTAGATTCTATAGCTAACCTAAAGAAGGTTCTATCTATTATAACCTCAAGTATTGATGTAATAAATTAATAGTAGGCTCAAGTAATCATCGCCATTAGGGGTGATGTCACCCCTGCCGTCATTATGTCACCCCCGCTTGCCATTATGTCATCCCAGCGAAAGCTGGTATCTAAAAAAAGTAGATCAAAGTACTGTTGAACATTTTTAGCCCCCTGCCTACGCAGGGGTGACATCCGAAGGAACAGGGATAACACCCTAGGCTATTAAACCGATGTCTTACATCAATACTTGAGGTTATTTAAGCCTCTTAACCAAAAACGATGATCAACTATGATTATGGCTAAAACCTTCTTTAGGCTAGCTATAGATGAACTACATGAGGTACAAGTTACGTATACTGCTCGTAAATGAATAGTTGGTAGACGAAGGTCAACTTCAAGAAGAGCTAGGAGTGTCAAAGTCGAGCAGCGGAGCGTACATTAGTACGTGAGCAGCGGAGATCTTTAGACACGACGACGCCAATTCTTGAAGTTCACCGAGTATACATTCTCCGCAAGTATTTGTGATAGCTCTTCTTCAAAGCAGAAGAGTATATAATTAATCTTCAAAATTACTATCTTTAATCTCTTTCCAAGCCTCGAGAATTTCTTTTAACACTTCTTTATTTGTCTCAATTTCGTGGTCATCAAAATCACTCAATGATTTTATTAAGTCCTCAAGATCTTTTAGTGTTAATTCAGATATATCCTCATCGGAATAATTTTTTTCTAAACTTATAGCAATTTCGTCAACATCATTCCAATGCATTATTTTTACCTAATTATTTCCATAGGCAATTACTATTACCACCTAACCATCCCTCTACCAATTAAATAATATATTAGTGCAGGCTTATATATAGTATATTATTAAAGGGGGTGAGATTATTATGCAACTATATCTGTAAAATTTAACTTAAAATACAATGAGGCTGCACAATTTATCAATACTGGTTTAGATATATAATTGATTTGTATAGACTTGTTTTTTCGTTTAAGATGATAGTCATTAGATATGATGACTTTGGAGTACGTATGGCAAAAACAGGTAAAAAAGAAAATAAGGTAAGGTTATTTAATATTAATGGTCATGTAGGTCAAGAGACTCAGCAGAATATTATAGTGGCTAATTTTGACTTAAACATACCAACTAGGGAACTTAAATATAACATTCAAAATGGCAAACTAAATAAGGATAATATAATAAGTGAAATATTGCATGAAGTTAAACAAGGAGAAACGCCTATACTTAATATTCAATATAATTCAAACATGGAAAAACCTATAATTGATACAAATGATTTAGCAGCATTAAAAAAATCAGGTGTTCAAACTTGTTTTACCTTTGGTAATTATAATGCATATAATCAAACTTTGCCATATTATAACTACTGGCCACCTCTTCTTGCACAGGCCAATCACGTGTTTTTTGCCAATGCTAACGACCAAATTAGGGCTGTGGCTGAAAAGCATGTAGTACAAGAAAAAACTTCGCACATCCAATCTATGCAAGTTAGCAATTTAATAGAGTCGGAAATTCTAAAAAGACCTCCTAACATATTAGTGTCAGGGAAATTGCCTAATAAAGAAAGATTGACTGAGGTTATGTTTGCTGCAAAAGAACTAGGAAAAAATACTAGAGTTATAGTAGCCAGCAATCCTTCATCTGTAGATGATATGGCTAGTATTATTGCGACCAAATTTGGTATCAACGACCAAAACCAACAATTAGGTATTAAGCTAGAAGTTGAGGAAATTTTAAAAGATAAAATTGGTGGAGCTAAAAAACTAGAAAATTATATATCACAATTATCTCAACAATTCCAAAAAGATCTTAATATAGCAGAAATAAACCCTGTTGATATATATTTTGACCTATCTGATCCATTGAGACTTCAGAATATTGCCAAACAGGCTAAATATACTATAACTCAAGGAGGCTCGGTCGAAAATTTAACTAATGGCTGTATCCCATTAGCTCAAGGTCATGGGAAAAGGGCTGATATTGTTGCTGAAGTTAAGCAAAGGGAAGCTGTTCCTGGCATTAACAGCTTAACTATTAAGGATATGCAAGAGAATTTAAATGAGTATAAACAAGAAAATGCTAAAAGAATTACCAATACCCTTCAGCAAGTGGCAGATGAAAGGGGGGTATCAACTAGACAAAATGAGGTAGAACATTCATTGCCTGAGGGTAGCAAATTAACTAAACTAGATTATTTATATGACGAAGATGATATTGGCAATGTATTAAAAGCGTCTGTAGATCAAACAAAGGTTTCTATTATTACTCATGCTTCTATAGGAGAAGAAAGTTTATTAAAGGAAACTCTTTATAAAGCTGTGTATAGTGATTTAATAGTAGATAACAAGGAAGCGGTTATTATACCCCTTAACACTGGACACGAACATTGGGTTAGTTTAGCAATCACTAAAGACAACGAGGGAGGTATAGTGTTTACCTATAATGATCCTATGGGAACAGATATAGACACAAGAGTGGATTTAGTAGATATGGTTAAAAAAGTTTGTCCTGATGCTAAAATAGTAGATTTACACACTGAGCAACAACAAAATGATAAAGATTGTGGGGCTTTCGTTGTGGATAATTTAATTAAAATGGCAAAAGGCGAGGCAATTCTTACCACTGAAGAATCTAAAAACATAGGAACAACATTACGCCAAGCTCATGCAAAAACAATGGATCTTGAAAAAGCCAAGCAAAAAGTTAATACCATTAGAAAATCGATGAATACCTATCCATCTCGTCCTACTA
Above is a genomic segment from Candidatus Tisiphia endosymbiont of Nedyus quadrimaculatus containing:
- the elbB gene encoding isoprenoid biosynthesis glyoxalase ElbB yields the protein MKNVAVVISGCGYLDGAEIFETVFTLLELDKHNVNVKIFAPNKNQHYVINHLTQEKMLEERNILAESARIARGKIQPLNQIRAEDFDALILPGGFGAALNLSDIGLKNENATVLKDLQEIIVGFYNLSKPIGAICIAPALLAIVLRNHTKIKVTLGESNDLINKLGATGETCNAQDIVVDEDNRLVTTPAFMLDAPLAQIHKGIKGLVIKVLQMCANI
- a CDS encoding AsmA-like C-terminal region-containing protein, translated to MIRKVIIFTVIAISLLVCTILVAVNFVDYSSASNSLVNELKISPQNLKKIKIIKFPIPYLIIDHIKEEGKLELENIEIRFVPWSLLIFRPRISAVTIYSATIYSDEQDFDIINHDRLVSSFITNDIMDINFNVKNLSILNKNNQPILTLNNCSLFKNNSIANSTSFKGDGGYVGKLSGFFEKKVNQINLDLTISNDDYNFHLLETYIDSKLINGKAEYLIQNLADILHILVPDLDSLFRRFNQNEKINIKFDILPTGQLLKLENVTIDSNSLVGNGGVYLSRNDNVTSIIKLYFPKIDVKSLITSSNNINQFSDSVFGLRLIFDNKSIITNVLVDQIILGNDEILNNTKLSFNLDKGVLVVNDFSGIIKSGGNFQLIGNVTQNSVRSIFDGTIYLQHNDLNSVLNTLGYKQAVSKKPTAFILSSDLKLTLIDVYLQNLMLKTDNTKVTGNITARFIGSMPHFIATLDFSSIDLNRDDYPIISPMIKFAKSLSENMKDESYLAKYIPIRTADYLGNFDITINDLLIGKNSFGKAYILANVSPGNIGISNLDIRSSSDYINLSASLLASNIKPQLTVTINEGSLNVNFLTPKSLLNLRNNLLNEFDVEKIELKLNCALSKIIQNDLVLQNVKLALANNNALFKIDNLEANLLSGKLKAEGNILLNPYTLNFVYALNSIDLAQLSNILPRGLLDNYGGMSINGTLATHGNSLKELLYELNTQSEFVVKNAKISNFSVDSLIEKINNKDYNLKYLKDDLAKSMYQGQTELNSLRGNLQLKNGIVTMKNLVFNTKYTSGAASLAINIYNLDMVLSSILSFYIADLNPNLNNSSNQNTPINLTIKTSGTILDPIKTSDETELRKALENRRKSTIKGE
- a CDS encoding AmpG family muropeptide MFS transporter yields the protein MLLLRILKDYRLFEILVLGAISGMPLAILFTSLVAWLKDSNIDIAIITTFAVARLSYSLKVFWSPLVDYFKIPLLKKFGHRKSWLILCTILISLVLFSMSTVLPNESLTLLYFLTICLGFLSATFDISVDALRIDKFDQETQAIASATAVLGYRLGMLITGAGALYFAEATSDWSATFVAMSIIFVVATIFIITVNEPTLLRENVDILSLLSLTKIVINPFKDFFVRKYAVTILLAVIFFKLGDAMLGVVSMPFYMELGYTKGQIALIIKFYGVLATLAGSFAGGIVVYRLGNFKGLIITGIIQSITHFAFIWLNHQPVSSEAFCIAITIENFAGAMGTTALVGYISNLCNKQYSASQYALLSSSSSLFNNTVTVSGGSLVKMLGWDNFFILTIILALPGLIILFYLNKKISKR
- the rimM gene encoding ribosome maturation factor RimM (Essential for efficient processing of 16S rRNA), with translation MSIKEDLIFVGVVSSVHGVQGNVYVKSFTMPNTNIIKMNLVDELGKKIILKLISQNSKGDIICRFNEINSRTLAAGLKGCKLFCHRRDFPSLSEDEFYIEDLRGLLVLDTNLVAIGKITNVFNFKAGDIIEIEFISNKKVELFPFNKQFFPVVTKEHAILAKI
- a CDS encoding MFS transporter, producing MNRLIQADGVHPQTRLTREQKEAVGLLSIGTFLEYFDLMLYIHMAGILNELFFPKYDPHAAQLLSAFAFCGTYLLRPIGALIFGWIGDTIGRKVTVIITTFMMAFSCIIIASLPTYAEIGITAAVVVSICRIIQGMTSMGEIIGAELYLTETIKRPQQYMSVTVISFFSVLGGTFALGVAFISSSYNFNWRYAFCFGALVALIGSVARTTLRETPEFADAKR
- the iscX gene encoding Fe-S cluster assembly protein IscX, translating into MHWNDVDEIAISLEKNYSDEDISELTLKDLEDLIKSLSDFDDHEIETNKEVLKEILEAWKEIKDSNFED
- a CDS encoding D-alanyl-D-alanine carboxypeptidase family protein, with translation MLIRLLLFFTCVITFSTNLRPVYAAKKLVSSPPQTSLVVDYNTGRILYDKNSTTRIYPASLTKLMTLYLLFEAVESGRLSMNQRLYVSKNAEKMLPCKLGLKEKETITVREAILGLIIRSANDAAVVVAENIKGTEEKFAQLMNIRARHLGMKDTDFKNASGWHHPCQKTTARDLAKLSIAIKRDFPKYYAFFSRNNFVFRGNIVRGHNKVNETYAGVEGLKTGYNIPAGYNLITAATRQNKSLVAIVTGGKSAESRNMQMVKLLDSHFDQPRNDKTMVNKLIVKTTVPSRTYGKKTKSTKVATNLKVRNRKRL
- a CDS encoding Ulp1 family isopeptidase, which produces MAKTGKKENKVRLFNINGHVGQETQQNIIVANFDLNIPTRELKYNIQNGKLNKDNIISEILHEVKQGETPILNIQYNSNMEKPIIDTNDLAALKKSGVQTCFTFGNYNAYNQTLPYYNYWPPLLAQANHVFFANANDQIRAVAEKHVVQEKTSHIQSMQVSNLIESEILKRPPNILVSGKLPNKERLTEVMFAAKELGKNTRVIVASNPSSVDDMASIIATKFGINDQNQQLGIKLEVEEILKDKIGGAKKLENYISQLSQQFQKDLNIAEINPVDIYFDLSDPLRLQNIAKQAKYTITQGGSVENLTNGCIPLAQGHGKRADIVAEVKQREAVPGINSLTIKDMQENLNEYKQENAKRITNTLQQVADERGVSTRQNEVEHSLPEGSKLTKLDYLYDEDDIGNVLKASVDQTKVSIITHASIGEESLLKETLYKAVYSDLIVDNKEAVIIPLNTGHEHWVSLAITKDNEGGIVFTYNDPMGTDIDTRVDLVDMVKKVCPDAKIVDLHTEQQQNDKDCGAFVVDNLIKMAKGEAILTTEESKNIGTTLRQAHAKTMDLEKAKQKVNTIRKSMNTYPSRPTTSPPAIRNNSRPREVSPIR